In Nicotiana tabacum cultivar K326 chromosome 21, ASM71507v2, whole genome shotgun sequence, one DNA window encodes the following:
- the LOC107778176 gene encoding putative protein phosphatase 2C 55, which produces MAVCGSRTSHIGHFVGNITARRLQYGLSMNCTVSYNKRGFEKVRKINRSLRNKGHPNNMLFQYFTTHVTKRWADPKSYIGFESEGLHNLSPACFSSGTASAPGVSSDNAKGEEQVANTAVDSSEAKIPLKLNSGSFYLPHPAKAKTGGEDAHFMCTLTQAIGVADGVGGWADLGIDAGLYARELMSNSLAAIQEEPKGSIDLIRALDKAYVRTKAKGSSTACIVALTDEGLYAVNLGDSGFMLVRHGYAAFKSPAQQHGFNFPYQLDCNNAGDSPSSAMVFKIAVAPGDVLIAGTDGLFDNLYDEDIKGVVLQSVEAGLGPQMTAQRIAELAQQRAMDPKKSSPFSDGAQEAGFEYHGGKLDDITVVVSYVTNNENS; this is translated from the coding sequence ATGGCTGTTTGTGGTTCAAGAACTTCTCATATTGGTCATTTTGTTGGTAATATCACTGCTAGGCGCTTGCAATATGGTTTGTCAATGAACTGTACTGTTTCTTACAACAAAAGAGGCTTTGAGAAAGTTAGAAAAATCAACAGGAGTTTGAGAAATAAAGGACATCCCAACAATATGCTTTTCCAATACTTCACGACTCATGTTACAAAGAGGTGGGCCGATCCCAAATCATACATAGGATTTGAATCAGAAGGTTTACACAACTTATCCCCTGCGTGTTTCTCTTCTGGAACTGCTTCTGCTCCTGGTGTGTCTTCAGATAATGCGAAGGGCGAGGAGCAAGTTGCTAATACTGCTGTTGATTCTTCTGAAGCAAAGATCCCCTTGAAGCTAAATTCAGGATCTTTTTACCTGCCTCATCCGGCAAAAGCAAAGACAGGCGGAGAGGATGCTCATTTTATGTGTACCCTTACACAAGCTATTGGTGTAGCTGATGGTGTTGGTGGATGGGCTGATCTTGGTATTGATGCTGGGCTGTATGCCCGCGAGTTAATGTCTAACTCTTTAGCTGCAATTCAGGAGGAACCAAAAGGCTCCATAGACTTAATCAGGGCACTGGATAAAGCTTATGTGAGAACAAAAGCAAAAGGTTCTTCTACTGCTTGTATTGTTGCACTCACCGATGAGGGTCTTTATGCAGTTAATTTAGGAGATAGCGGATTTATGTTGGTTAGACATGGATATGCCGCATTTAAATCCCCTGCACAACAACATGGTTTTAATTTTCCTTATCAACTAGACTGCAATAATGCTGGTGATTCACCTAGCTCGGCCATGGTGTTTAAAATTGCTGTTGCACCTGGAGATGTCTTAATTGCTGGTACAGATGGGCTTTTTGATAACTTGTATGACGAAGATATCAAAGGAGTTGTACTTCAGTCCGTGGAAGCCGGGTTAGGGCCTCAAATGACTGCTCAGAGGATAGCAGAACTGGCACAACAAAGAGCAATGGATCCTAAAAAGTCGTCGCCTTTCTCTGATGGCGCCCAAGAGGCTGGATTTGAGTACCATGGTGGGAAGCTGGACGACATAACTGTAGTTGTTTCTTACGtaacaaataatgaaaattcATAA